The Salmo salar chromosome ssa06, Ssal_v3.1, whole genome shotgun sequence genome window below encodes:
- the LOC106606205 gene encoding cAMP-dependent protein kinase type I-alpha regulatory subunit isoform X4 translates to MASGSTSSEEERSLRECELYVQKHNIQQLLKDCIVQLCTSRPDRPMAFLREYFERLEKEEAKQNLQQQKSNSRSDSREDEVSPPMNPVVKGRRRRGAISAEVYTEEDAASYVRKVRGGQPSANHASLQVIPKDYKTMAALAKAIEKNVLFAHLDDNERSDIFDAMFSVTYIAGETVIQQGDEGDNFYVIDQGEMDVYVNNEWVTNIGEGGSFGELALIYGTPRAATVRAKSNVKLWGIDRDSYRRILMGSTLRKRKMYEEFLSKVSILESLDKWERLTVADALETVQFEDGQEIVVQGEPGDEFFIILEGSAAVLQRRSENEEFVEVGRLGPSDYFGEIALLMNRPRAATVVSRGPLKCVKLDRPRFERVLGPCSDILKRNIQQYNSFVSLSV, encoded by the exons ATGGCGTCGGGCAGTACgagcagtgaggaggagaggagtctgAGGGAGTGTGAGCTGTATGTGCAGAAACATAACATTCAACAGCTGCTGAAGGACTGCATCGTACAGCTATGTACCTCCCGGCCAGACAGACCCATGGCCTTCCTCAGAGAGTACTTTGAGAGGCTGGAGAAG GAGGAGGCTAAGCAGAACCTACAGCAGCAGAAGTCCAACTCTCGCTCTGACTCCCGCGAGGATGAGGTGTCTCCTCCCATGAATCCCGTGGTGAAGGGGCGGCGGCGGCGCGGTGCCATCAGCGCCGAGGTCTACACAGAGGAAGACGCCGCCTCCTATGTCAGAAAGGTCAGGGGGGGTCAGCCCTCAGCCAATCACGCATCGCTACAG GTTATTCCTAAAGACTACAAAACGATGGCCGCCCTGGCTAAAGCCATTGAGAAGAACGTGCTGTTTGCCCACCTGGACGACAACGAGAGAAG TGACATCTTTGACGCCATGTTTTCTGTTACCTACATCGCCGGGGAGACGGTCATTCAGCAAG GTGACGAGGGAGATAACTTCTACGTCATTgaccagggagagatggat gtgTATGTGAACAATGAGTGGGTGACCAATATTGGGGAGGGGGGCAGCTTTGGCGAGCTAGCCCTGATCTATGGGACCCCCAGGGCCGCCACGGTCCGAGCCAAGAGCAACGTCAAACTGTGGGGCATCGACAGAGACAGTTACAGGAGGATACTCATG GGAAGCACTTTGAGAAAGCGTAAGATGTATGAGGAATTCCTCAGCAAGGTGTCCATTTTAG AGTCTCTGGACAAGTGGGAGAGGCTGACGGTAGCTGATGCTCTGGAGACCGTTCAGTTTGAGGACGGACAGGAGATCGTGGTTCAGGGTGAACCTGGAGATGAGTTCTTCATCATCCTGGAG GGTTCAGCGGCTGTGCTCCAGAGACGGTCAGAGAATGAAGAGTTTGTGGAGGTGGGCAGACTGGGGCCCTCGGACTATTTTG GTGAGATCGCCCTGTTGATGAACCGTCCCCGTGCTGCGACCGTGGTCTCCCGCGGCCCTCTGAAGTGTGTGAAGCTGGACCGCCCGCGGTTCGAACGCGTTCTGGGGCCCTGCTCAGACATCCTGAAGAGGAACATTCAGCAGTACAAcagctttgtctctctctccgtctga
- the LOC106606205 gene encoding cAMP-dependent protein kinase type I-alpha regulatory subunit isoform X5, with translation MASGSTSSEEERSLRECELYVQKHNIQQLLKDCIVQLCTSRPDRPMAFLREYFERLEKEEAKQNLQQQKSNSRSDSREDEVSPPMNPVVKGRRRRGAISAEVYTEEDAASYVRKVIPKDYKTMAALAKAIEKNVLFAHLDDNERSDIFDAMFSVTYIAGETVIQQGDEGDNFYVIDQGEMDVYVNNEWVTNIGEGGSFGELALIYGTPRAATVRAKSNVKLWGIDRDSYRRILMGSTLRKRKMYEEFLSKVSILESLDKWERLTVADALETVQFEDGQEIVVQGEPGDEFFIILEGSAAVLQRRSENEEFVEVGRLGPSDYFGEIALLMNRPRAATVVSRGPLKCVKLDRPRFERVLGPCSDILKRNIQQYNSFVSLSV, from the exons ATGGCGTCGGGCAGTACgagcagtgaggaggagaggagtctgAGGGAGTGTGAGCTGTATGTGCAGAAACATAACATTCAACAGCTGCTGAAGGACTGCATCGTACAGCTATGTACCTCCCGGCCAGACAGACCCATGGCCTTCCTCAGAGAGTACTTTGAGAGGCTGGAGAAG GAGGAGGCTAAGCAGAACCTACAGCAGCAGAAGTCCAACTCTCGCTCTGACTCCCGCGAGGATGAGGTGTCTCCTCCCATGAATCCCGTGGTGAAGGGGCGGCGGCGGCGCGGTGCCATCAGCGCCGAGGTCTACACAGAGGAAGACGCCGCCTCCTATGTCAGAAAG GTTATTCCTAAAGACTACAAAACGATGGCCGCCCTGGCTAAAGCCATTGAGAAGAACGTGCTGTTTGCCCACCTGGACGACAACGAGAGAAG TGACATCTTTGACGCCATGTTTTCTGTTACCTACATCGCCGGGGAGACGGTCATTCAGCAAG GTGACGAGGGAGATAACTTCTACGTCATTgaccagggagagatggat gtgTATGTGAACAATGAGTGGGTGACCAATATTGGGGAGGGGGGCAGCTTTGGCGAGCTAGCCCTGATCTATGGGACCCCCAGGGCCGCCACGGTCCGAGCCAAGAGCAACGTCAAACTGTGGGGCATCGACAGAGACAGTTACAGGAGGATACTCATG GGAAGCACTTTGAGAAAGCGTAAGATGTATGAGGAATTCCTCAGCAAGGTGTCCATTTTAG AGTCTCTGGACAAGTGGGAGAGGCTGACGGTAGCTGATGCTCTGGAGACCGTTCAGTTTGAGGACGGACAGGAGATCGTGGTTCAGGGTGAACCTGGAGATGAGTTCTTCATCATCCTGGAG GGTTCAGCGGCTGTGCTCCAGAGACGGTCAGAGAATGAAGAGTTTGTGGAGGTGGGCAGACTGGGGCCCTCGGACTATTTTG GTGAGATCGCCCTGTTGATGAACCGTCCCCGTGCTGCGACCGTGGTCTCCCGCGGCCCTCTGAAGTGTGTGAAGCTGGACCGCCCGCGGTTCGAACGCGTTCTGGGGCCCTGCTCAGACATCCTGAAGAGGAACATTCAGCAGTACAAcagctttgtctctctctccgtctga
- the LOC106606205 gene encoding uncharacterized protein isoform X3, with translation MSLSWLASRRPCNVWTRHTMSLSWLGSRRPCNVWTRHTMSLSWLGSRRPCNVWTRHTMSLSWLEPRRPCNVWTRHTMSLSWLGSRRPCNVWTRHTMSLSWLGSRRPCNVWTRHTMSLSWLASRRPCNVWTRHTMSLSWLGSRRPCNVWTIHTMTLSWLASRRPCNVWTRHTMTLSWLGSRRPCNVWTRHTMSLSWLGSRRPCNVWTRHTMTLSWLGSRRPCNVWTRHTMSLSWLASRRPCNVWTRHTMSLSWLASRRPCNVWTRHTMSLSWLGSRRPCNVWTRHTMSLSWLGSRRPCNVWTRHTMSLSWLEPRRPCNVWTRHTMSLSWLGSRRPCNVWTRHTMTLSWLGSRRPCNVWTRHTMSLSWLASRRPCNVWTRHTMSLSWLGSRRPCNVWTRHTMSLSWLGSRRPCNVWTRHTMSLSWLASRRPCNVWTRHTMSLSWLGSRRPCNVWTRHTMSLSWLASRRPCNVWTRHTMSLSWLASRRPCNVWTRHTMSLSWLASRRPCNVWTRHTMSLSWLASRRPCNVWTRHTMSLSWLEPRRPCNVWTRHTMSLSWLGSRRPCNVWTRHTMSLSWLGSRRPCNVWTRHTMSLSWLASRRPCNVWTRHTMSLSWLGSRRPCNVWTRHTMSLSWLGSRRPCNVWTIHTMSLSWLGSRRPCNVWTRHTMSLSWLGSRRPCNVWTRHTMSLSWLGSRRPCNVWTRHTMSLSWLGSRRPCNVWTRHTMSLSWLASRRPCNVWTRHTMSLSWLGSRRPCNVWTRHTMSLSWLASRRPCNVWTRHTMSLSWLGSRRPCNVWTRHTMSLFWLGSRRPCNVWTRHTMSLSWLGSRRPCNVWTIHTMSLSWLGSRRPCNVWTRHTMSLSWLGSRRPCNVWTRHTMSLLTMDITQGP, from the exons ATGAGTCTGTCCTGGTTAGCATCCAGAAGGCCTTGTAATGTGTGGACTAGACACACCATGAGTCTGTCCTGGTTAGGGTCCAGAAGACCTTGTAATGTGTGGACTAGACACACCATGAGTCTGTCCTGGTTAGGGTCCAGAAGACCTTGTAATGTGTGGACTAGACACACCATGAGTCTGTCCTGGTTAGAGCCCAGAAGACCTTGTAATGTGTGGACTAGACACACCATGAGTCTGTCCTGGTTAGGGTCCAGAAGACCTTGTAATGTGTGGACTAGACACACCATGAGTCTGTCCTGGTTAGGGTCCAGAAGACCTTGTAATGTGTGGACTAGACACACCATGAGTCTGTCCTGGTTAGCATCCAGAAGACCTTGTAATGTGTGGACTAGACACACCATGAGTCTGTCCTGGTTAGGGTCCAGAAGACCTTGTAATGTGTGGACTATACACACCATGACTCTGTCCTGGTTAGCGTCCAGAAGACCTTGTAATGTGTGGACTAGACACACCATGACTCTGTCCTGGTTAGGGTCCAGAAGACCTTGTAATGTGTGGACTAGACACACCATGAGTCTGTCCTGGTTAGGGTCCAGAAGACCTTGTAATGTGTGGACTAGACACACCATGACTCTGTCCTGGTTAGGGTCCAGAAGACCTTGTAATGTGTGGACTAGACACACCATGAGTCTGTCCTGGTTAGCATCCAGAAGACCTTGTAATGTGTGGACTAGACACACCATGAGTCTGTCCTGGTTAGCATCCAGAAGACCTTGTAATGTGTGGACTAGACACACCATGAGTCTGTCCTGGTTAGGGTCCAGAAGACCTTGTAATGTGTGGACTAGACACACCATGAGTCTGTCCTGGTTAGGGTCCAGAAGACCTTGTAATGTGTGGACTAGACACACCATGAGTCTGTCCTGGTTAGAGCCCAGAAGACCTTGTAATGTGTGGACTAGACACACCATGAGTCTGTCCTGGTTAGGGTCCAGAAGACCTTGTAATGTGTGGACTAGACACACCATGACTCTGTCCTGGTTAGGGTCCAGAAGACCTTGTAATGTGTGGACTAGACACACCATGAGTCTGTCCTGGTTAGCATCCAGAAGACCTTGTAATGTGTGGACTAGACACACCATGAGTCTGTCCTGGTTAGGGTCCAGAAGACCTTGTAATGTGTGGACTAGACACACCATGAGTCTGTCCTGGTTAGGGTCCAGAAGACCTTGTAATGTGTGGACTAGACACACCATGAGTCTGTCCTGGTTAGCATCCAGAAGACCTTGTAATGTGTGGACTAGACACACCATGAGTCTGTCCTGGTTAGGGTCCAGAAGACCTTGTAATGTGTGGACTAGACACACCATGAGTCTGTCCTGGTTAGCATCCAGAAGACCTTGTAATGTGTGGACTAGACACACCATGAGTCTGTCCTGGTTAGCGTCCAGAAGACCTTGTAATGTGTGGACTAGACACACCATGAGTCTGTCCTGGTTAGCATCCAGAAGACCTTGTAATGTGTGGACTAGACACACCATGAGTCTGTCCTGGTTAGCATCCAGAAGACCTTGTAATGTGTGGACTAGACACACCATGAGTCTGTCCTGGTTAGAGCCCAGAAGACCTTGTAATGTGTGGACTAGACACACCATGAGTCTGTCCTGGTTAGGGTCCAGAAGACCTTGTAATGTGTGGACTAGACACACCATGAGTCTGTCCTGGTTAGGGTCCAGAAGACCTTGTAATGTGTGGACTAGACACACCATGAGTCTGTCCTGGTTAGCGTCCAGAAGACCTTGTAATGTGTGGACTAGACACACCATGAGTCTGTCCTGGTTAGGGTCCAGAAGACCTTGTAATGTGTGGACTAGACACACCATGAGTCTGTCCTGGTTAGGGTCCAGAAGACCTTGTAATGTGTGGACTATACACACCATGAGTCTGTCCTGGTTAGGGTCCAGAAGACCTTGTAATGTGTGGACTAGACACACCATGAGTCTGTCCTGGTTAGGGTCCAGAAGACCTTGTAATGTGTGGACTAGACACACCATGAGTCTGTCCTGGTTAGGGTCCAGAAGGCCTTGTAATGTGTGGACTAGACACACCATGAGTCTGTCCTGGTTAGGGTCCAGAAGACCTTGTAATGTGTGGACTAGACACACCATGAGTCTGTCCTGGTTAGCATCCAGAAGACCTTGTAATGTGTGGACTAGACACACCATGAGTCTGTCCTGGTTAGGGTCCAGAAGACCTTGTAATGTGTGGACTAGACACACCATGAGTCTGTCCTGGTTAGCATCCAGAAGACCTTGTAATGTGTGGACTAGACACACCATGAGTCTGTCCTGGTTAGGGTCCAGAAGACCTTGTAATGTGTGGACTAGACACACCATGAGTCTGTTCTGGTTAGGGTCCAGAAGACCTTGTAATGTGTGGACTAGACACACCATGAGTCTGTCCTGGTTAGGGTCCAGAAGACCTTGTAATGTGTGGACTATACACACCATGAGTCTGTCCTGGTTAGGGTCCAGAAGACCTTGTAATGTGTGGACTAGGCACACCATGAGTCTGTCCTGGTTAGGGTCCAGAAGACCTTGTAATGTGTGGACTAG GCACACCATGAGTCTGCTTACAATGGACATCACCCAGGGGCCATGA
- the LOC106606205 gene encoding uncharacterized protein isoform X1 — translation MSLSWLASRRPCNVWTRHTMSLSWLGSRRPCNVWTRHTMSLSWLGSRRPCNVWTRHTMSLSWLEPRRPCNVWTRHTMSLSWLGSRRPCNVWTRHTMSLSWLGSRRPCNVWTRHTMSLSWLASRRPCNVWTRHTMSLSWLGSRRPCNVWTIHTMTLSWLASRRPCNVWTRHTMTLSWLGSRRPCNVWTRHTMSLSWLGSRRPCNVWTRHTMTLSWLGSRRPCNVWTRHTMSLSWLASRRPCNVWTRHTMSLSWLASRRPCNVWTRHTMSLSWLGSRRPCNVWTRHTMSLSWLGSRRPCNVWTRHTMSLSWLEPRRPCNVWTRHTMSLSWLGSRRPCNVWTRHTMTLSWLGSRRPCNVWTRHTMSLSWLASRRPCNVWTRHTMSLSWLGSRRPCNVWTRHTMSLSWLGSRRPCNVWTRHTMSLSWLASRRPCNVWTRHTMSLSWLGSRRPCNVWTRHTMSLSWLASRRPCNVWTRHTMSLSWLASRRPCNVWTRHTMSLSWLASRRPCNVWTRHTMSLSWLASRRPCNVWTRHTMSLSWLEPRRPCNVWTRHTMSLSWLGSRRPCNVWTRHTMSLSWLGSRRPCNVWTRHTMSLSWLASRRPCNVWTRHTMSLSWLGSRRPCNVWTRHTMSLSWLGSRRPCNVWTIHTMSLSWLGSRRPCNVWTRHTMSLSWLGSRRPCNVWTRHTMSLSWLGSRRPCNVWTRHTMSLSWLGSRRPCNVWTRHTMSLSWLASRRPCNVWTRHTMSLSWLGSRRPCNVWTRHTMSLSWLASRRPCNVWTRHTMSLSWLGSRRPCNVWTRHTMSLFWLGSRRPCNVWTRHTMSLSWLGSRRPCNVWTIHTMSLSWLGSRRPCNVWTRHTMSLSWLGSRRPCNVWTRHTMSLSWLASRRPCNVWTRHTMSLSWLGSRRPCNVWTRHTMSLLTMDITQGP, via the coding sequence ATGAGTCTGTCCTGGTTAGCATCCAGAAGGCCTTGTAATGTGTGGACTAGACACACCATGAGTCTGTCCTGGTTAGGGTCCAGAAGACCTTGTAATGTGTGGACTAGACACACCATGAGTCTGTCCTGGTTAGGGTCCAGAAGACCTTGTAATGTGTGGACTAGACACACCATGAGTCTGTCCTGGTTAGAGCCCAGAAGACCTTGTAATGTGTGGACTAGACACACCATGAGTCTGTCCTGGTTAGGGTCCAGAAGACCTTGTAATGTGTGGACTAGACACACCATGAGTCTGTCCTGGTTAGGGTCCAGAAGACCTTGTAATGTGTGGACTAGACACACCATGAGTCTGTCCTGGTTAGCATCCAGAAGACCTTGTAATGTGTGGACTAGACACACCATGAGTCTGTCCTGGTTAGGGTCCAGAAGACCTTGTAATGTGTGGACTATACACACCATGACTCTGTCCTGGTTAGCGTCCAGAAGACCTTGTAATGTGTGGACTAGACACACCATGACTCTGTCCTGGTTAGGGTCCAGAAGACCTTGTAATGTGTGGACTAGACACACCATGAGTCTGTCCTGGTTAGGGTCCAGAAGACCTTGTAATGTGTGGACTAGACACACCATGACTCTGTCCTGGTTAGGGTCCAGAAGACCTTGTAATGTGTGGACTAGACACACCATGAGTCTGTCCTGGTTAGCATCCAGAAGACCTTGTAATGTGTGGACTAGACACACCATGAGTCTGTCCTGGTTAGCATCCAGAAGACCTTGTAATGTGTGGACTAGACACACCATGAGTCTGTCCTGGTTAGGGTCCAGAAGACCTTGTAATGTGTGGACTAGACACACCATGAGTCTGTCCTGGTTAGGGTCCAGAAGACCTTGTAATGTGTGGACTAGACACACCATGAGTCTGTCCTGGTTAGAGCCCAGAAGACCTTGTAATGTGTGGACTAGACACACCATGAGTCTGTCCTGGTTAGGGTCCAGAAGACCTTGTAATGTGTGGACTAGACACACCATGACTCTGTCCTGGTTAGGGTCCAGAAGACCTTGTAATGTGTGGACTAGACACACCATGAGTCTGTCCTGGTTAGCATCCAGAAGACCTTGTAATGTGTGGACTAGACACACCATGAGTCTGTCCTGGTTAGGGTCCAGAAGACCTTGTAATGTGTGGACTAGACACACCATGAGTCTGTCCTGGTTAGGGTCCAGAAGACCTTGTAATGTGTGGACTAGACACACCATGAGTCTGTCCTGGTTAGCATCCAGAAGACCTTGTAATGTGTGGACTAGACACACCATGAGTCTGTCCTGGTTAGGGTCCAGAAGACCTTGTAATGTGTGGACTAGACACACCATGAGTCTGTCCTGGTTAGCATCCAGAAGACCTTGTAATGTGTGGACTAGACACACCATGAGTCTGTCCTGGTTAGCGTCCAGAAGACCTTGTAATGTGTGGACTAGACACACCATGAGTCTGTCCTGGTTAGCATCCAGAAGACCTTGTAATGTGTGGACTAGACACACCATGAGTCTGTCCTGGTTAGCATCCAGAAGACCTTGTAATGTGTGGACTAGACACACCATGAGTCTGTCCTGGTTAGAGCCCAGAAGACCTTGTAATGTGTGGACTAGACACACCATGAGTCTGTCCTGGTTAGGGTCCAGAAGACCTTGTAATGTGTGGACTAGACACACCATGAGTCTGTCCTGGTTAGGGTCCAGAAGACCTTGTAATGTGTGGACTAGACACACCATGAGTCTGTCCTGGTTAGCGTCCAGAAGACCTTGTAATGTGTGGACTAGACACACCATGAGTCTGTCCTGGTTAGGGTCCAGAAGACCTTGTAATGTGTGGACTAGACACACCATGAGTCTGTCCTGGTTAGGGTCCAGAAGACCTTGTAATGTGTGGACTATACACACCATGAGTCTGTCCTGGTTAGGGTCCAGAAGACCTTGTAATGTGTGGACTAGACACACCATGAGTCTGTCCTGGTTAGGGTCCAGAAGACCTTGTAATGTGTGGACTAGACACACCATGAGTCTGTCCTGGTTAGGGTCCAGAAGGCCTTGTAATGTGTGGACTAGACACACCATGAGTCTGTCCTGGTTAGGGTCCAGAAGACCTTGTAATGTGTGGACTAGACACACCATGAGTCTGTCCTGGTTAGCATCCAGAAGACCTTGTAATGTGTGGACTAGACACACCATGAGTCTGTCCTGGTTAGGGTCCAGAAGACCTTGTAATGTGTGGACTAGACACACCATGAGTCTGTCCTGGTTAGCATCCAGAAGACCTTGTAATGTGTGGACTAGACACACCATGAGTCTGTCCTGGTTAGGGTCCAGAAGACCTTGTAATGTGTGGACTAGACACACCATGAGTCTGTTCTGGTTAGGGTCCAGAAGACCTTGTAATGTGTGGACTAGACACACCATGAGTCTGTCCTGGTTAGGGTCCAGAAGACCTTGTAATGTGTGGACTATACACACCATGAGTCTGTCCTGGTTAGGGTCCAGAAGACCTTGTAATGTGTGGACTAGGCACACCATGAGTCTGTCCTGGTTAGGGTCCAGAAGACCTTGTAATGTGTGGACTAGGCACACCATGAGTCTGTCCTGGTTAGCGTCCAGAAGACCTTGTAATGTGTGGACTAGGCACACCATGAGTCTGTCCTGGTTAGGGTCCAGAAGACCTTGTAATGTGTGGACTAGGCACACCATGAGTCTGCTTACAATGGACATCACCCAGGGGCCATGA
- the LOC106606205 gene encoding uncharacterized protein isoform X2 produces MSLSWLGSRRPCNVWTRHTMSLSWLGSRRPCNVWTRHTMSLSWLEPRRPCNVWTRHTMSLSWLGSRRPCNVWTRHTMSLSWLGSRRPCNVWTRHTMSLSWLASRRPCNVWTRHTMSLSWLGSRRPCNVWTIHTMTLSWLASRRPCNVWTRHTMTLSWLGSRRPCNVWTRHTMSLSWLGSRRPCNVWTRHTMTLSWLGSRRPCNVWTRHTMSLSWLASRRPCNVWTRHTMSLSWLASRRPCNVWTRHTMSLSWLGSRRPCNVWTRHTMSLSWLGSRRPCNVWTRHTMSLSWLEPRRPCNVWTRHTMSLSWLGSRRPCNVWTRHTMTLSWLGSRRPCNVWTRHTMSLSWLASRRPCNVWTRHTMSLSWLGSRRPCNVWTRHTMSLSWLGSRRPCNVWTRHTMSLSWLASRRPCNVWTRHTMSLSWLGSRRPCNVWTRHTMSLSWLASRRPCNVWTRHTMSLSWLASRRPCNVWTRHTMSLSWLASRRPCNVWTRHTMSLSWLASRRPCNVWTRHTMSLSWLEPRRPCNVWTRHTMSLSWLGSRRPCNVWTRHTMSLSWLGSRRPCNVWTRHTMSLSWLASRRPCNVWTRHTMSLSWLGSRRPCNVWTRHTMSLSWLGSRRPCNVWTIHTMSLSWLGSRRPCNVWTRHTMSLSWLGSRRPCNVWTRHTMSLSWLGSRRPCNVWTRHTMSLSWLGSRRPCNVWTRHTMSLSWLASRRPCNVWTRHTMSLSWLGSRRPCNVWTRHTMSLSWLASRRPCNVWTRHTMSLSWLGSRRPCNVWTRHTMSLFWLGSRRPCNVWTRHTMSLSWLGSRRPCNVWTIHTMSLSWLGSRRPCNVWTRHTMSLSWLGSRRPCNVWTRHTMSLSWLASRRPCNVWTRHTMSLSWLGSRRPCNVWTRHTMSLLTMDITQGP; encoded by the coding sequence ATGAGTCTGTCCTGGTTAGGGTCCAGAAGACCTTGTAATGTGTGGACTAGACACACCATGAGTCTGTCCTGGTTAGGGTCCAGAAGACCTTGTAATGTGTGGACTAGACACACCATGAGTCTGTCCTGGTTAGAGCCCAGAAGACCTTGTAATGTGTGGACTAGACACACCATGAGTCTGTCCTGGTTAGGGTCCAGAAGACCTTGTAATGTGTGGACTAGACACACCATGAGTCTGTCCTGGTTAGGGTCCAGAAGACCTTGTAATGTGTGGACTAGACACACCATGAGTCTGTCCTGGTTAGCATCCAGAAGACCTTGTAATGTGTGGACTAGACACACCATGAGTCTGTCCTGGTTAGGGTCCAGAAGACCTTGTAATGTGTGGACTATACACACCATGACTCTGTCCTGGTTAGCGTCCAGAAGACCTTGTAATGTGTGGACTAGACACACCATGACTCTGTCCTGGTTAGGGTCCAGAAGACCTTGTAATGTGTGGACTAGACACACCATGAGTCTGTCCTGGTTAGGGTCCAGAAGACCTTGTAATGTGTGGACTAGACACACCATGACTCTGTCCTGGTTAGGGTCCAGAAGACCTTGTAATGTGTGGACTAGACACACCATGAGTCTGTCCTGGTTAGCATCCAGAAGACCTTGTAATGTGTGGACTAGACACACCATGAGTCTGTCCTGGTTAGCATCCAGAAGACCTTGTAATGTGTGGACTAGACACACCATGAGTCTGTCCTGGTTAGGGTCCAGAAGACCTTGTAATGTGTGGACTAGACACACCATGAGTCTGTCCTGGTTAGGGTCCAGAAGACCTTGTAATGTGTGGACTAGACACACCATGAGTCTGTCCTGGTTAGAGCCCAGAAGACCTTGTAATGTGTGGACTAGACACACCATGAGTCTGTCCTGGTTAGGGTCCAGAAGACCTTGTAATGTGTGGACTAGACACACCATGACTCTGTCCTGGTTAGGGTCCAGAAGACCTTGTAATGTGTGGACTAGACACACCATGAGTCTGTCCTGGTTAGCATCCAGAAGACCTTGTAATGTGTGGACTAGACACACCATGAGTCTGTCCTGGTTAGGGTCCAGAAGACCTTGTAATGTGTGGACTAGACACACCATGAGTCTGTCCTGGTTAGGGTCCAGAAGACCTTGTAATGTGTGGACTAGACACACCATGAGTCTGTCCTGGTTAGCATCCAGAAGACCTTGTAATGTGTGGACTAGACACACCATGAGTCTGTCCTGGTTAGGGTCCAGAAGACCTTGTAATGTGTGGACTAGACACACCATGAGTCTGTCCTGGTTAGCATCCAGAAGACCTTGTAATGTGTGGACTAGACACACCATGAGTCTGTCCTGGTTAGCGTCCAGAAGACCTTGTAATGTGTGGACTAGACACACCATGAGTCTGTCCTGGTTAGCATCCAGAAGACCTTGTAATGTGTGGACTAGACACACCATGAGTCTGTCCTGGTTAGCATCCAGAAGACCTTGTAATGTGTGGACTAGACACACCATGAGTCTGTCCTGGTTAGAGCCCAGAAGACCTTGTAATGTGTGGACTAGACACACCATGAGTCTGTCCTGGTTAGGGTCCAGAAGACCTTGTAATGTGTGGACTAGACACACCATGAGTCTGTCCTGGTTAGGGTCCAGAAGACCTTGTAATGTGTGGACTAGACACACCATGAGTCTGTCCTGGTTAGCGTCCAGAAGACCTTGTAATGTGTGGACTAGACACACCATGAGTCTGTCCTGGTTAGGGTCCAGAAGACCTTGTAATGTGTGGACTAGACACACCATGAGTCTGTCCTGGTTAGGGTCCAGAAGACCTTGTAATGTGTGGACTATACACACCATGAGTCTGTCCTGGTTAGGGTCCAGAAGACCTTGTAATGTGTGGACTAGACACACCATGAGTCTGTCCTGGTTAGGGTCCAGAAGACCTTGTAATGTGTGGACTAGACACACCATGAGTCTGTCCTGGTTAGGGTCCAGAAGGCCTTGTAATGTGTGGACTAGACACACCATGAGTCTGTCCTGGTTAGGGTCCAGAAGACCTTGTAATGTGTGGACTAGACACACCATGAGTCTGTCCTGGTTAGCATCCAGAAGACCTTGTAATGTGTGGACTAGACACACCATGAGTCTGTCCTGGTTAGGGTCCAGAAGACCTTGTAATGTGTGGACTAGACACACCATGAGTCTGTCCTGGTTAGCATCCAGAAGACCTTGTAATGTGTGGACTAGACACACCATGAGTCTGTCCTGGTTAGGGTCCAGAAGACCTTGTAATGTGTGGACTAGACACACCATGAGTCTGTTCTGGTTAGGGTCCAGAAGACCTTGTAATGTGTGGACTAGACACACCATGAGTCTGTCCTGGTTAGGGTCCAGAAGACCTTGTAATGTGTGGACTATACACACCATGAGTCTGTCCTGGTTAGGGTCCAGAAGACCTTGTAATGTGTGGACTAGGCACACCATGAGTCTGTCCTGGTTAGGGTCCAGAAGACCTTGTAATGTGTGGACTAGGCACACCATGAGTCTGTCCTGGTTAGCGTCCAGAAGACCTTGTAATGTGTGGACTAGGCACACCATGAGTCTGTCCTGGTTAGGGTCCAGAAGACCTTGTAATGTGTGGACTAGGCACACCATGAGTCTGCTTACAATGGACATCACCCAGGGGCCATGA